The following proteins come from a genomic window of Salvia hispanica cultivar TCC Black 2014 chromosome 4, UniMelb_Shisp_WGS_1.0, whole genome shotgun sequence:
- the LOC125222863 gene encoding WAT1-related protein At1g44800-like: protein MAEQKMGCVLGETFNKMKPYLAMISLQFGYAGMHIVLLLSFKRGFSHWVFVVYRHAVATVFFAPFAYYFEKKIRPKMTKSIFFKIMLLGFLEPVLDQNLYGVGIQYTSATFAAATVNILPAVTFIMAVVFRLEKVNLKKVHSLAKVIGTTVTVIGAMLMTLYKGPAINILFFSHGGHHEAASTAADQHWVTGTIMLLGCIVGWAAFFILQNNTLKEYPAELSLTTLICLMGTVEGGIVAAIMERRPSAWAIGFDARLLAATYSGLVCSGIAYYLQSVVNKAKGPVFVTSFSPLSMIITAFLSAIILAETLHLGSVIGAVIIVSGLYCVVWGKTKEDSAAKDIKSQQLPVVIDMGASDNNINGTTLKTKINSLHEEP from the exons ATGGCTGAGCAAAAAATGGGGTGTGTTCTTGGTGAAACTTTCAACAAAATGAAGCCATATTTGGCTATGATTTCTCTTCAATTTGGGTATGCAGGAATGCATATTGTTCTCTTGCTCTCTTTCAAGAGAGGTTTTAGTCATTGGGTTTTCGTTGTTTATCGTCACGCAGTTGCAACCGTGTTTTTTGCTCCTTTTGCATACTATTTTGAGAA GAAAATAAGGCCCAAGATGACGAAATCAATATTCTTCAAGATAATGCTGCTTGGTTTCTTGGA gcCAGTTTTGGACCAAAACTTGTACGGCGTCGGAATCCAGTACACGTCAGCAACGTTCGCGGCGGCGACCGTCAATATTCTCCCCGCCGTCACCTTCATTATGGCTGTTGTTTTCAG GTTGGAAAAGGTGAATCTGAAAAAAGTCCACAGCTTAGCAAAAGTGATCGGAACGACGGTGACGGTGATCGGAGCAATGCTGATGACACTGTACAAAGGCCCCGCCATCAACATCTTGTTCTTCTCTCACGGCGGCCACCATGAGGCCGCCAGCACTGCCGCCGATCAGCACTGGGTCACCGGCACGATCATGCTGCTCGGCTGCATCGTCGGCTGGGCCGCCTTCTTCATCTTAcaa AATAATACGTTGAAGGAGTACCCGGCCGAGCTGTCGTTGACGACATTGATTTGTCTGATGGGGACGGTGGAAGGTGGCATCGTGGCAGCGATAATGGAGCGGAGGCCGAGCGCCTGGGCTATTGGTTTTGATGCTCGGCTGCTCGCTGCTACATATTCA GGACTTGTATGCTCAGGAATAGCATATTACTTGCAAAGTGTGGTGAATAAGGCAAAAGGTCCAGTGTTTGTGACATCATTTAGCCCCCTAAGCATGATCATCACTGCTTTCTTGTCAGCCATCATTCTCGCCGAGACGCTCCATCTCGGAAG TGTGATCGGAGCAGTGATCATAGTTAGTGGGCTGTACTGCGTGGTGTGGGGCAAAACGAAGGAGGACTCTGCTGCGAAGGACATTAAATCGCAACAATTACCGGTGGTCATAGACATGGGTGCTTCAGACAATAACATCAATGGAACTACTCTCAAAACGAAGATTAATTCCCTTCATGAAGAGCCTTGA
- the LOC125222864 gene encoding uncharacterized protein LOC125222864, which yields MVGHVSMEMAKTVIEVADVAWTAVESCHHHRHHDAPKPSPPESKEGADLDIECTRAENERLRLLLEKNLNLLQEISSSPTLMHNCPSDLNDRILSAVKSESFLNELDLLRQNSTCTFPFDEPSGADLEKAEVLIKMDHDEPSWWLWVSDDMVHKNTEEKSGIDNENYVIVTEEHVVDGIATFLARCILANPKSVNLTPSELQKAMMKALKGMNKFEKMLDIWHAGMLFYTLAMWGLTLASLYQGRAILRLAALGVHHSSKAALKIL from the exons ATGGTTGGCCACGTTTCAATGGAAATGGCGAAGACGGTGATTGAGGTAGCTGACGTGGCGTGGACCGCCGTCGAGAGCtgccaccaccaccgccaccacgACGCTCCGAAGCCATCGCCGCCAGAATCCAAAGAAGGAGCTGATTTGGATATCGAATGCACACGAGCGGAAAACGAACGCCTTCGTCTATTGCTCGAGAAAAATCTCAATCTTCTACAGGAGATATCGAGTTCACCTACTTTGATGCATAATTGCCCCTCCGAT CTCAATGATCGGATTTTGAGTGCTGTTAAGTCAGAGAGCTTCTTAAATGAGCTTGATTTGCTCCGTCAAAACTCAACTTGCACATTTCCTTTCGATGAGCCATCAG GCGCGGATTTGGAGAAAGCTGAAGTATTGATAAAAATGGATCACGATGAGCCAAGCTGGTGGCTGTGGGTCTCCGATGATATGGTCCATAAAAACACTGAAGAGAAGAGTGGAATCGACAatgaaaattatgtaattGTAACTGAGGAGCATGTGGTGGATGGAATTGCTACCTTTTTGGCTAGATGCATATTGGCGAATCCAAAATCTGTG AATTTGACTCCTTCGGAGCTACAGAAAG CCATGATGAAAGCGCTGAAAGGCATGAATAAATTCGAGAAAATGCTAGACATTTGGCACGCAGGGATGTTATTTTACACCCTAGCCATGTGGGGTCTTACACTAGCGAG TTTATACCAAGGTCGTGCTATTCTGAGACTCGCTGCACTTGGGGTTCACCACTCGAGCAAAGCAGCTCTGAAGATCCTGTAA
- the LOC125218506 gene encoding lysM domain-containing GPI-anchored protein 1, which produces MQLLAALLLLLLLTSAAAKSTIEPCSNSGSCPALVGYTLYTDLKVSELASLFSADPISLLLANSIDISLPDVENHILPSQLFLKIPVSCACVDGIRKSSSVTYNTRPADTLASISAAVYAGIVSPDQIRDANPTADLSDPSVIAVGTPLSVPLPCTCFNNSDNNLPAVYMSYVVKDVDTLSGIAARYVTTVSDLMNVNALSSAEIKDGDILAIPLSACASNFPRYSSDYGLVVPNGSYAITAGHCVLCSCGPGSRNLYCQPAPLAVSCSSMQCRYSNLMIGNITAQPSSGGCNLTSCSYNGFVNGTIGSTLSTYLQPRCPGPQQFPTLIAPPTSLPDSYFAPAPSPSEAGGIPSTNPRSVVPSTGVAFGLPPAGGPAGSASGASDARSLMDRVTAFPVALVLGLAVKFVLSTPL; this is translated from the exons ATGCAGCTCCTCGccgccctcctcctcctcctcctcctcacctccgccgccgccaaaTCGACCATCGAGCCCTGCTCCAACTCCGGCTCGTGCCCCGCCCTTGTCGGCTACACCCTCTACACCGACCTCAAAGTCTCGGAGCTGGCCTCCCTCTTCTCCGCCGACCCCATCTCCCTCCTCCTCGCCAACTCCATCGACATCTCCCTCCCCGACGTCGAGAACCACATCCTCCCCTCCCAGCTCTTCCTCAAAATCCCCGTCTCCTGCGCCTGCGTCGACGGCATCCGCAAGTCCTCCTCCGTCACCTACAACACCCGCCCCGCCGACACCCTCGCCTCCATCTCCGCCGCCGTCTACGCCGGCATCGTCTCCCCCGACCAGATTCGCGACGCCAACCCCACCGCCGACCTCTCCGACCCCTCCGTCATCGCCGTCGGCACCCCCCTCTCCGTCCCCCTCCCCTGCACCTGCTTCAACAACTCCGACAACAACCTCCCCGCCGTCTACATGTCCTATGTCGTCAAAGACGTCGACACGCTCTCAGGCATCGCCGCCAGATACGTCACTACTGTTAGTGACTTGATGAATGTCAATGCGCTTTCCTCCGCCGAGATTAAGGATGGCGACATTCTCGCCATTCCTCTCTCTG CTTGTGCTTCAAACTTCCCAAGATACTCCTCCGACTACGGCTTGGTTGTGCCAAACGGGAGTTATGCTATAACTGCTGGCCACTGTGTGCTGTGCAGCTGTGGACCAGGCAGTCGCAA CTTATACTGCCAACCGGCTCCGCTGGCAGTGTCTTGTTCAAGCATGCAGTGTAGATACAGCAATCTGATGATCGGAAACATTACCGCACAGCCATCAAGTGGCGGATGCAATCTCACTTCTTGCAGCTACAATGGTTTCGTCAACGGAACCATTGGTTCAAC GCTGTCGACGTATCTCCAGCCTCGATGCCCAG GGCCTCAACAATTTCCGACACTCATTGCTCCGCCTACATCGCTCCCGGATTCGTACTTTGCTCCAGCACCATCACCATCAGAAGCCGGTGGCATTCCATCAACGAACCCCAGGTCCGTAGTACCCTCGACTGGCGTAGCTTTTGGACTCCCGCCAGCAGGTGGACCAGCCGGAAGTGCCTCTGGGGCCTCGGACGCTCGCTCACTGATGGATCGAGTAACGGCCTTTCCCGTTGCCCTCGTGTTAGGTCTCGCTGTCAAGTTCGTACTCTCAACGCCCTTATAA
- the LOC125219091 gene encoding uncharacterized protein LOC125219091 has product MAVRIAIGTATKPQLIHHFRSSISSTAGNYRLAAFKASASFSSSPEPKKLILYSKPGCCLCDGLKEKLDAAFSLSSPNSIGDIDLQVRDITTNPDWERLYQYEIPVLARVREDGVEETLPRLSPRLGVELVQKKIAAAFDQ; this is encoded by the exons ATGGCGGTCAGGATAGCAATCGGAACAGCCACAAAACCTCAACTCATTCATCATTTCCGATCATCTATCAGTTCCACCGCCGGAAATTATAGATTAGCGGCGTTCAAAGCTTCAGCTTCCTTTTCCTCTTCGCCGGAACCGAAAAAACTGATACTTTACTCAAAGCCCGGATGCTGTTTGTGCGATGGCCTCAAAGAAAAACTCGACGCcgcattctctctctccagcCCCAATTCAATCGGAGACATCGATTTGCAG GTGAGGGATATTACGACTAATCCGGATTGGGAGAGGCTTTACCAATACGAGATACCGGTGTTGGCTAGAGTCCGGGAAGATGGCGTGGAG GAGACACTTCCTAGATTATCTCCCCGTCTTGGAGTCGAGCTCGTTCAGAAGAAGATAGCAGCTGCATTTGATCAATGA
- the LOC125219089 gene encoding transmembrane emp24 domain-containing protein p24delta4-like, whose translation MMMEARCFWALMLAVAALLPAARGVWLNMPSSGWKCVYEELQTNVVVLGDYHSFYGDGDHNYTTHPTLTIKVSSPHGSNLYKKEKSGHGRFAFTASEPGTYAACLTVDNDDHNGNTVTVGLDWKTGVATKDWDSVAKKEKIEGLDLEMKKLQDNVQAIKDNMNRLMSKDLGIRYASVQTNARVARYSQASLGLCIVVSALQLLYLRRYFRKKKLI comes from the exons ATGATGATGGAGGCGCGGTGTTTTTGGGCGTTGATGTTAGCAGTGGCGGCGTTGCTTCCGGCGGCGCGTGGCGTGTGGCTGAACATGCCGAGTTCGGGGTGGAAGTGCGTTTACGAGGAATTGCAGACAAACGTCGTCGTTTTGGGCGATTACCATTCATTCTACGGTGACGGCGATCATAATTACACTACACATCCAACCCTCACCATCAAG GTGTCATCCCCACACGGATCAAACCTGTATAAGAAAGAGAAGTCGGGGCACGGCCGGTTCGCCTTCACGGCCAGCGAGCCAGGGACCTACGCAGCATGCCTCACAGTCGACAACGACGATCACAATGGTAACACAGTCACGGTCGGCTTAGACTGGAAAACTGGAGTTGCTACTAAGGATTGGGACTCTGTTgcaaagaaggaaaaaattgaG GGTTTGGATCTTGAGATGAAAAAGCTTCAGGATAATGTGCAGGCCATCAAAGACAACATGAATCGTTTGATGAGCAA GGATTTGGGGATTAGGTATGCGAGTGTTCAAACAAACGCTCGTGTGGCACGGTACAGCCAGGCGTCTCTCGGTCTCTGCATCGTTGTTTCAGCTCTCCAGTTGTTGTATTTGAGGCGATACTTCCGCAAGAAAAAACTCATTTAG
- the LOC125220017 gene encoding ethylene-responsive transcription factor ERF014-like: MKMVKKESKIPSSSSSKKRFKGVRMRTWGSWVSEIRAPNQKTRIWLGSYSTAEAAARAYDAALLCLKGPKANLNFPKSIQTLSIPDDQTAPMSPKSIQKIAAAAALLEASEETNPPSPDSSSSSSSSSSSSLSPSISSSSIDDDLILLAAADCDGCGGGGGGEGEMAWYNFESPKYYEMIDGVFFDSSMVTGSGSDYGCVEEEEDIRLWSF; the protein is encoded by the coding sequence ATGAAAATGGTGAAGAAGGAATCCAAGATtccgtcgtcgtcgtcgtcgaaGAAGAGATTCAAGGGTGTGAGAATGAGGACATGGGGATCATGGGTGTCGGAAATCAGAGCTCCGAATCAGAAAACAAGAATCTGGCTGGGCTCATATTCGACGGCGGAGGCCGCCGCCAGAGCCTACGACGCCGCCCTCCTGTGCCTCAAGGGCCCAAAGGCCAATCTCAATTTCCCCAAATCAATCCAAACCCTCAGCATTCCCGACGATCAAACCGCCCCCATGTCGCCCAAATCCATCCAAAAAATCGCTGCCGCCGCAGCCCTTCTAGAAGCTTCCGAAGAAACGAATCCGCCTTCGCCggattcttcttcttcttcgtcgtcgtcatcatcatcgtcgTTGTCGCCGTCGATTTCTTCGTCTTCGATTGATGATGATTTGATTCTATTGGCTGCTGCTGATTGTGACggctgcggcggcggcggtggtggtgaaGGGGAGATGGCGTGGTACAACTTTGAATCCCCCAAGTACTACGAGATGATAGATGGGGTATTTTTTGATTCGAGTATGGTGACTGGGTCTGGGAGTGATTACGGTTGtgttgaggaagaagaagatattAGATTATGGAGcttttga